One Panicum virgatum strain AP13 chromosome 3N, P.virgatum_v5, whole genome shotgun sequence DNA segment encodes these proteins:
- the LOC120667495 gene encoding phospholipase A1-II 7-like has translation MLRGIANRWRELHGKDSWKGLLDPLDIDLRRSFISYGELAQATYDGFNREKRSPHAGACLYGHSDLLAASGASAAADYAVTKFVYATSALPVPDAFLRLALPELKDAWCRESNWIGYVAAATDEGAARLGRRDIVVAWREP, from the coding sequence ATGCTTCGAGGCATAGCCAACAGGTGGCGCGAGCTCCACGGCAAGGACTCGTGGAAGGGCCTCCTGGACCCGCTCGACATCGACCTCCGCAGGTCCTTCATCTCCTACGGCGAGCTCGCGCAGGCCACCTACGACGGCTTCAACCGCGAGAAGCgctcgccgcacgccggcgcgtGCCTGTACGGCCACTCCGACCTGCTGGCCGCGTCGGgcgcgtcggccgccgccgactaCGCCGTCACCAAGTTCGTGTACGCCACGTCGGCGCTGCCCGTGCCGGACGCGTTCCTCCGCCTGGCGCTGCCGGAGCTCAAGGACGCGTGGTGCAGGGAGTCCAACTGGATCGGGTacgtcgcggcggcgaccgacgAGGGCGCGGCCAGGCTGGGGCGGCGCGACATCGTCGTGGCGTGGCGGGAACCATGA